A genomic region of Xanthomonas campestris pv. phormiicola contains the following coding sequences:
- a CDS encoding cellulase, which yields MLDVQTAPIAEPPLRAAAHRAPLRRRLLQALFAVSCLAAAPLALAGPYKIFGNHYAWVNNFNDPNNVIQGTFGTGSTPELTVTFNFANSSLYGYPAIVRGWHYDWNPTSDTLFPRQVASLSTIPVKFTYSAGGSNLGGDFAYDLFFRRDTGKGVPQLEVMIWGGHNSWPIGTLSASNVISAGGYTFDLWEGNNSAAGYYVYTFIPHGTAGQANLPTSGNLNVDVKPFLNWLQANRSQDGRYSNALYLHVVEAGFEVVRGNGWAKLGATIDAH from the coding sequence ATGCTTGATGTCCAAACCGCCCCGATCGCCGAACCGCCCCTGCGCGCGGCCGCGCATCGCGCGCCGTTGCGCCGGCGCCTGCTGCAGGCGCTGTTCGCCGTGTCGTGCCTGGCCGCCGCGCCGCTGGCACTGGCCGGACCGTACAAGATCTTCGGCAACCACTATGCGTGGGTCAACAACTTCAACGATCCCAACAACGTCATCCAGGGCACCTTCGGCACCGGCAGCACGCCGGAGCTGACGGTCACCTTCAATTTCGCCAACTCCAGCCTGTACGGGTATCCGGCGATCGTGCGCGGCTGGCACTACGACTGGAACCCGACCAGCGATACCTTGTTCCCGCGGCAGGTGGCGTCGCTGAGCACGATCCCGGTCAAGTTCACCTACAGCGCCGGCGGCAGCAACCTGGGCGGGGATTTCGCCTACGACCTGTTCTTTCGCCGCGACACCGGCAAGGGCGTGCCGCAGCTGGAAGTGATGATCTGGGGGGGACACAATTCCTGGCCGATCGGCACGCTCAGCGCCAGCAACGTGATCAGCGCCGGCGGCTACACCTTCGACCTGTGGGAAGGCAACAACAGCGCCGCCGGCTACTACGTCTACACCTTCATTCCGCACGGCACCGCCGGTCAGGCCAACCTGCCCACCAGCGGCAACCTCAACGTCGACGTCAAGCCGTTCCTGAACTGGCTGCAGGCCAATCGCAGCCAGGACGGCCGCTACAGCAATGCGCTGTACCTGCATGTGGTCGAAGCCGGCTTCGAGGTGGTGCGCGGCAACGGCTGGGCCAAGCTCGGCGCGACCATCGACGCGCATTGA
- a CDS encoding polysaccharide lyase family protein: MQRLLCLILCYLACSALPAAAQSGTFGFTRSGNRIVVDSGANLVFSVDAGNGDLVSMRYRGNELQSTEGKGSQIASGLGAATVAARSVGDTIVISAKAGDLVQYYMARKGRDAVYMATYAPSLLPIGELRFVTRLAVAKLPNADREPDSNVGVAIESQDVFLLPDGRTSSKFYSARRAIDDAVHGVSGPGVGVYMWMGNRERSSGGPFFKDIATQKTVVTHELYNYMFSNHTQTQAYRGGLHGVYALLFTDGSAPAAALTDLGFVDATLGLEGFLGNAGRGAVSGKVAGVAAGQPALVGLSNADAQYWTRAGASGDFQLANVRPGRYRITLYQNELEVAQSALEVYAGGTVQAALQAAPRPGQVKWQIGIPDGTPGGFRNADLLPSAHPSDKRMAPWGPLVYRVGTSAIGDFPAVQWRGVNAPTRIQFVLAANEVRDYRLRLYVPLAQANGRPQLSVNARWNGPAPPAPEQPDSRGITRGTYRGNNTEYDIDIPAAALQAGGNSLQIDVVSGSPDNAYLGPGFVFDSVELVAL, translated from the coding sequence ATGCAACGCCTGCTCTGCCTGATCCTGTGCTACCTCGCCTGCAGCGCCCTGCCCGCCGCAGCGCAAAGCGGAACCTTCGGCTTCACCCGCAGCGGCAACCGCATCGTTGTCGATAGCGGCGCCAATCTGGTGTTCAGCGTGGACGCCGGCAACGGCGATCTGGTCTCGATGCGCTACCGCGGCAACGAACTGCAAAGCACCGAGGGCAAGGGTTCGCAGATCGCCTCCGGGCTCGGCGCGGCCACCGTGGCGGCCCGCAGCGTCGGCGATACCATCGTCATCTCGGCCAAGGCCGGCGACCTCGTCCAGTACTACATGGCGCGCAAGGGCCGCGATGCGGTCTACATGGCCACCTACGCCCCCAGTTTGCTGCCGATCGGCGAACTGCGCTTCGTGACCCGGCTCGCGGTCGCCAAGCTGCCCAATGCCGACCGCGAGCCCGATTCCAACGTCGGCGTGGCGATCGAGAGCCAGGACGTGTTCCTGCTTCCCGATGGCCGCACCAGTTCCAAATTCTATTCGGCGCGGCGTGCGATCGACGACGCCGTGCACGGGGTCAGCGGCCCCGGCGTCGGCGTCTACATGTGGATGGGCAACCGCGAACGCAGTTCCGGCGGCCCGTTCTTCAAGGACATCGCCACGCAAAAGACCGTGGTGACCCACGAACTCTACAACTACATGTTTTCCAACCATACCCAGACCCAGGCCTACCGCGGCGGCCTGCACGGCGTGTACGCGCTGCTGTTCACCGATGGCAGCGCGCCCGCGGCGGCGCTGACCGACCTGGGCTTCGTCGATGCCACGCTGGGCCTGGAAGGCTTCCTGGGCAACGCAGGCCGCGGCGCGGTCTCCGGCAAGGTGGCCGGCGTCGCTGCCGGACAGCCGGCGCTGGTCGGCCTGAGCAACGCCGACGCGCAGTACTGGACCAGGGCCGGCGCCAGCGGCGATTTCCAGCTCGCCAACGTGCGGCCGGGACGCTATCGGATCACCCTGTACCAGAACGAGCTGGAAGTGGCGCAGAGCGCGCTGGAGGTCTATGCCGGCGGGACCGTGCAGGCCGCCTTGCAGGCGGCGCCGCGCCCAGGTCAGGTGAAGTGGCAGATCGGCATCCCCGACGGCACCCCCGGCGGTTTCCGCAATGCCGACCTGCTGCCCAGCGCACATCCTTCCGACAAGCGCATGGCGCCCTGGGGACCGCTGGTCTACCGGGTCGGCACCAGCGCCATCGGCGATTTCCCGGCAGTGCAATGGCGCGGCGTCAACGCTCCCACGCGCATCCAATTCGTGTTGGCCGCCAATGAAGTCCGCGACTATCGCCTGCGCCTGTATGTGCCGCTGGCGCAGGCCAACGGCCGTCCGCAGTTGAGCGTCAACGCCCGCTGGAATGGACCGGCGCCGCCGGCGCCCGAGCAACCGGACAGCCGCGGCATCACCCGTGGCACCTATCGCGGCAACAACACCGAATACGACATCGACATTCCGGCCGCAGCGTTGCAGGCCGGGGGCAATTCGCTGCAGATCGACGTTGTCTCCGGTTCGCCCGACAACGCATATCTGGGGCCGGGCTTCGTGTTCGACAGCGTGGAGCTGGTGGCGTTGTAA
- a CDS encoding DsbA family protein, giving the protein MRLRWYFDFVSPFSYLHWHKLKALPEFARIEPVPIVFGAVLQHLHTRGPAEIPHKRSFTYQFVQWQAQQEGVPLRFPPAHPFNPLAALRLCIAAGTTPPAIDAIFDWLWRDGHAGDDAAALAPLAQALGIADAAAAASDPQVKAQLRGNTEQAIAAGVFGVPTLQIGEALLWGNDAHPLMQALLVDPQLLQRGEMARLAALPVAVQRGA; this is encoded by the coding sequence ATGCGCCTGCGCTGGTATTTCGACTTCGTCTCGCCGTTTTCCTATCTGCACTGGCACAAGCTCAAGGCGCTGCCCGAGTTCGCGCGGATCGAGCCGGTGCCGATCGTGTTCGGCGCAGTGCTGCAGCATCTGCACACGCGCGGACCGGCAGAGATCCCGCACAAGCGCAGCTTCACCTACCAGTTCGTGCAGTGGCAGGCGCAGCAGGAAGGCGTGCCGTTGCGCTTTCCGCCGGCGCATCCGTTCAATCCGCTGGCGGCGCTGCGGCTGTGCATCGCCGCCGGCACCACGCCGCCGGCGATCGACGCGATCTTCGACTGGCTGTGGCGCGACGGCCATGCCGGCGACGACGCGGCGGCGCTGGCGCCGCTGGCGCAGGCCCTGGGCATCGCCGATGCGGCCGCCGCCGCGAGCGATCCGCAGGTCAAGGCGCAGCTGCGCGGCAATACCGAACAGGCGATCGCCGCCGGCGTGTTCGGCGTGCCGACGCTGCAGATCGGCGAGGCCTTGCTGTGGGGTAACGACGCGCACCCGCTGATGCAGGCGCTGCTGGTCGATCCGCAGTTGCTGCAGCGCGGGGAAATGGCGCGACTGGCGGCGCTGCCGGTCGCCGTGCAGCGCGGCGCCTGA
- a CDS encoding PhzF family phenazine biosynthesis protein, whose amino-acid sequence MPLSVFVVDAFTTVRFKGNPAAVVPLQAWLPDALMQAIASENNLSETAFFVRDADGAFAIRWFSPLKEVGFCGHATLASAFVIATQQLAPFPLRLRAAAVGELGVERLADGSFEMRFPNQAPALLASVPQAVYDALSIAPQAVYANAQAYIAVYADERQVRAVVPDLARMLALAPRDVAVTGPGRSHDFVSRYFWPANGGAEDPVTGSIHAALAPLWAQTLGKTQLTALQASARGGELGCRVEAQHVYVRGSAVQYLHGTIAL is encoded by the coding sequence ATGCCGCTTTCCGTGTTCGTCGTCGATGCCTTCACCACGGTCCGCTTCAAGGGCAATCCCGCCGCGGTGGTGCCGCTGCAGGCCTGGTTGCCGGATGCGCTGATGCAGGCCATCGCCAGCGAGAACAACCTGTCGGAGACCGCATTCTTCGTGCGCGATGCCGATGGCGCGTTCGCCATCCGCTGGTTCTCGCCGCTGAAGGAAGTCGGCTTCTGCGGCCACGCGACGCTGGCCAGCGCGTTCGTGATCGCCACCCAGCAGCTCGCACCGTTCCCGCTGCGCTTGCGTGCGGCCGCGGTCGGCGAACTCGGTGTGGAGCGGCTCGCCGACGGCAGCTTCGAGATGCGCTTTCCGAATCAGGCGCCGGCCTTGCTGGCGTCGGTGCCGCAGGCCGTGTACGACGCCTTGTCGATCGCGCCGCAGGCGGTCTACGCCAACGCGCAGGCGTACATCGCGGTGTACGCGGACGAGCGCCAGGTGCGCGCGGTGGTGCCGGATCTGGCGCGGATGCTGGCGCTGGCGCCGCGCGATGTCGCGGTGACCGGGCCCGGCCGCAGCCACGATTTCGTGTCGCGCTATTTCTGGCCGGCCAATGGCGGTGCCGAGGATCCGGTGACCGGCTCCATCCACGCCGCCCTGGCACCGTTGTGGGCGCAGACGCTGGGCAAGACGCAGCTGACCGCGCTGCAGGCCTCGGCGCGCGGCGGCGAGCTCGGCTGCCGGGTCGAGGCGCAGCATGTCTATGTGCGCGGCAGCGCGGTGCAGTACCTGCACGGGACGATCGCGCTGTGA
- a CDS encoding DUF924 family protein: MTETLPRDVVEFWRSAGRERWFAANDSFDANVRQHFLDAHHAAARDEYAAWMDSAEGALALLLLLDQVPRNAFRGNAHAYATDGLARRYAQWALAAGYDLQVEPELRMFFYLPYEHAEDPVLQREAVELFSALGDADSLQWATQHEDIIQRFGRFPHRNAALGRESTQDEQRFLDEGGFAG; encoded by the coding sequence ATGACCGAGACCCTGCCCCGCGATGTCGTGGAGTTCTGGCGCAGCGCCGGCCGCGAGCGCTGGTTCGCCGCCAACGACTCGTTCGATGCGAACGTGCGCCAACATTTCTTGGACGCGCATCATGCCGCGGCGCGCGACGAGTACGCGGCGTGGATGGACAGCGCCGAGGGCGCGCTGGCGCTGCTGCTGTTGCTCGACCAGGTGCCGCGCAACGCGTTCCGCGGCAACGCACACGCCTACGCCACCGACGGCCTTGCGCGGCGTTACGCGCAATGGGCGTTGGCGGCCGGCTACGACCTGCAGGTGGAGCCGGAGTTGCGCATGTTCTTCTACCTGCCGTACGAGCATGCGGAGGATCCGGTCCTGCAGCGCGAGGCGGTGGAGCTGTTCAGTGCGCTCGGCGATGCCGACAGCCTGCAGTGGGCCACGCAGCACGAGGACATCATCCAGCGCTTCGGTCGCTTCCCGCATCGCAATGCGGCGCTGGGGCGGGAGAGCACGCAGGACGAGCAGCGGTTTCTGGACGAGGGCGGTTTCGCCGGGTGA
- a CDS encoding polysaccharide deacetylase family protein → MASWGMTVPETLHRIPRHPYRWLPLALASQVLVAALWWTWGWRIGLPALLASHAALVLPVFLPRAWLYAPVLSRLPGTAPRVWLTIDDGPSDDTAPILDLLDRYQAQATFFLVGERAAARPELVREILRRGHGIGNHSHSHPQAWFWALGPRRMAREIGQAQQALGAIAGTAPRWYRSVVGMTNPFVAAPLRRHGLTRVAWSARGFDGVHCDPASTVARIVRDLRPGAIVLLHEGAAHGHNLAIVEGVLQAMRERGYRSVLPG, encoded by the coding sequence ATGGCATCATGGGGCATGACAGTTCCGGAAACGCTGCATCGCATCCCCCGCCACCCCTACCGCTGGCTGCCGTTGGCGCTTGCCTCGCAGGTGCTGGTCGCGGCGCTCTGGTGGACGTGGGGCTGGCGGATCGGGCTGCCGGCGCTGCTGGCCTCGCATGCGGCCCTGGTGCTGCCGGTGTTCCTGCCGCGTGCCTGGCTGTACGCCCCGGTGCTCAGCCGCCTGCCCGGCACCGCGCCGCGGGTGTGGCTGACCATCGACGACGGCCCCTCCGACGACACCGCGCCGATCCTGGACCTGCTCGACCGCTACCAGGCGCAGGCCACCTTCTTCCTGGTCGGCGAACGCGCCGCCGCGCGCCCGGAGCTGGTGCGCGAGATCCTGCGTCGCGGCCACGGCATCGGCAACCACAGCCACAGCCACCCGCAGGCCTGGTTCTGGGCGTTGGGGCCGCGGCGCATGGCGCGCGAGATCGGCCAGGCGCAGCAGGCGCTGGGCGCCATCGCCGGCACCGCGCCGCGTTGGTACCGCTCGGTGGTGGGCATGACCAACCCGTTCGTCGCCGCGCCGCTGCGCCGCCACGGCCTGACCCGGGTCGCCTGGAGCGCGCGCGGCTTCGACGGCGTGCACTGCGATCCCGCCTCGACCGTGGCGCGCATCGTGCGCGACCTGAGGCCCGGCGCGATCGTGCTGCTGCACGAAGGTGCGGCACATGGGCACAACCTGGCGATCGTGGAGGGCGTGTTGCAGGCGATGCGGGAACGCGGTTACCGCAGCGTACTGCCGGGCTAG
- a CDS encoding DMT family transporter, with protein sequence MSAAVAVPAGAARRALWQLLLAEVLIGSVGVFVHESGQDPVTAVFYRCLFGAVFLTVCGLLGGQLRGLWHERRLLRDAAVSGVLLVLNWVALFAGMARSSIGVATMVYHVFPFVMLILAAMLQGERTRRSDLGWTLLAFVGVACSADPARLWHTADRGYLFGIALTLLAALLCGASLLMSRRISRERPLAVVTVQCWVGTLLLAGFSSGGALHPGLHWLWLVGLGVIHSGIVYVLFYSSYRHLHVATIAILAFVYPLVTLLLDYLLYGHRLVPVQWLGLALIVLGTLAVNLKWRWPRRATGAAAGGVAR encoded by the coding sequence GTGAGCGCGGCGGTCGCCGTTCCCGCCGGCGCCGCGCGGCGCGCGCTGTGGCAGTTGTTGCTGGCCGAAGTGCTGATCGGCTCGGTCGGCGTGTTCGTGCACGAGAGCGGCCAGGACCCGGTGACCGCGGTGTTCTACCGCTGCCTGTTCGGCGCCGTGTTCCTCACCGTCTGCGGGCTGCTCGGCGGCCAGTTGCGCGGGCTGTGGCACGAGCGCAGGTTGCTGCGCGATGCCGCGGTCAGCGGCGTGCTGCTGGTGCTGAACTGGGTGGCGCTGTTCGCCGGCATGGCGCGCTCGTCGATCGGCGTGGCGACGATGGTCTACCACGTGTTCCCGTTCGTGATGCTGATCCTGGCGGCGATGCTGCAAGGCGAGCGCACGCGCCGCAGCGACCTGGGCTGGACGCTGCTGGCCTTCGTCGGCGTGGCGTGCTCGGCGGATCCGGCGCGGCTGTGGCATACCGCCGATCGCGGCTATCTGTTCGGCATCGCGCTGACCCTGCTGGCTGCGTTGCTGTGCGGCGCGTCGCTGTTGATGTCGCGGCGCATCAGCCGCGAGCGGCCGCTGGCGGTGGTGACGGTGCAGTGCTGGGTGGGCACGCTGCTGCTGGCGGGGTTTTCCAGCGGCGGCGCATTGCATCCAGGCTTGCACTGGTTGTGGCTTGTGGGGTTGGGCGTGATCCACAGCGGCATCGTCTACGTGCTGTTCTACTCGTCGTACCGGCACCTGCACGTGGCGACGATCGCGATCCTGGCGTTCGTGTACCCGCTGGTCACGCTGCTGCTGGACTATCTGCTGTACGGCCACCGGCTGGTGCCGGTGCAATGGCTGGGCCTGGCCCTGATCGTGCTCGGCACGCTGGCGGTGAACCTGAAATGGCGTTGGCCGCGGCGCGCGACGGGCGCTGCGGCGGGCGGTGTGGCGCGCTAG
- a CDS encoding amidohydrolase family protein, producing the protein MSRSAPHSRRVLAQRLAIAACLILLGNAPGFAQDVLIRGATVHTVSARGTLPNADVLVQGGTIRAVGTGLAAPAGVAVIEAKGRPLTPALFGGITEIGIEEVSGESSTVDSALSLPHDQPMRPEFDVTLAYNPDSVLIPVARVEGIGFTALGANSGGAFIAGQGGVMRLDGSADPIGPRALYLRLGSDALELSGKSRAAQWMLLDQLVTEARGRMPADSPHALLTPAGRAVLARYLAGQGRIVVAVNRAADIRQLLRWAQREKVRIAIAGGDEAWKLAPELARAQVPVFVNALDDLPASFDQIGATLENAARLHAAGVAVSFTQGGDGSHNARKQRQLAGNAVAHGLPWDDGLAGLTRVPAEALGVGDRLGSIAPGKLADLVLWEGDPLDVAHYADQVWLGGRAMPMRSRQTELRDRYMKQAGALPRAYTQ; encoded by the coding sequence ATGAGCCGCTCCGCTCCGCATTCGCGCCGCGTTCTGGCGCAGCGCCTGGCGATCGCGGCCTGCCTGATTCTTCTGGGCAACGCACCCGGCTTCGCCCAGGACGTGCTGATCCGCGGCGCCACCGTGCATACCGTCAGCGCGCGCGGCACGCTTCCCAACGCCGACGTGCTGGTCCAGGGCGGCACCATCCGCGCGGTCGGCACCGGGCTGGCGGCCCCGGCCGGGGTCGCGGTGATCGAGGCCAAGGGCCGCCCGCTGACCCCGGCGCTGTTCGGCGGCATCACCGAAATCGGCATCGAGGAAGTGTCCGGCGAGTCCTCCACCGTGGACAGCGCGCTGAGCCTGCCGCACGACCAGCCGATGCGCCCGGAGTTCGACGTGACCCTGGCCTACAACCCCGACTCGGTGCTGATCCCGGTCGCGCGCGTGGAGGGCATCGGCTTCACCGCGCTCGGCGCCAACAGCGGCGGCGCCTTCATCGCCGGCCAGGGCGGGGTGATGCGCCTGGACGGCAGCGCCGACCCGATCGGCCCACGCGCACTGTACCTGCGCCTGGGCAGCGACGCGCTGGAACTGAGCGGCAAGTCGCGCGCCGCGCAGTGGATGCTGCTCGACCAGCTGGTGACCGAAGCGCGCGGGCGCATGCCGGCGGATTCGCCACACGCGCTGCTGACCCCGGCCGGCCGCGCCGTGCTGGCCCGGTACCTGGCCGGCCAGGGCCGGATCGTGGTGGCGGTGAATCGCGCCGCCGACATCCGCCAGCTGCTGCGCTGGGCGCAGCGCGAGAAGGTGCGCATCGCCATCGCCGGCGGCGACGAGGCGTGGAAGCTGGCGCCGGAGCTGGCCAGGGCGCAGGTGCCGGTGTTCGTCAACGCGCTGGACGACCTGCCCGCCAGCTTCGACCAGATCGGCGCCACCCTGGAGAACGCCGCGCGCCTGCATGCCGCCGGCGTCGCGGTGAGCTTCACCCAGGGCGGCGACGGCTCGCACAACGCGCGCAAGCAGCGCCAGCTGGCCGGCAACGCGGTGGCCCACGGCCTGCCGTGGGACGACGGCCTGGCCGGCCTGACCCGGGTTCCGGCCGAGGCGCTGGGCGTGGGCGACCGGCTGGGCAGCATCGCTCCCGGCAAACTGGCCGACCTGGTGCTGTGGGAAGGCGATCCGCTGGACGTGGCCCACTACGCCGATCAGGTCTGGCTGGGCGGCCGCGCGATGCCGATGCGTTCGCGCCAGACCGAACTGCGCGACCGCTACATGAAACAGGCGGGTGCGCTGCCGCGGGCGTATACGCAGTAG
- a CDS encoding amidohydrolase, giving the protein MRHLLLACLGVALCGPAAAASRFVEDPYPSTYRPLPSTPVLIEHATVLTGTGERLDDADVLLQDGRVQAVGRALAAPANVTRIDGHGKWVTPGIIDVHSHLGVYASPGVSANSDGNEMTAPVTPNVWAEHSIWPQDPGFGTALAGGVTALQVLPGSANLVGGRGVTLKNVPATTYQAMKFPGAPWGLKMACGENPKRVYGEKGGPATRMGNVAGYRAAFIDASEYLRKNAPKKKAPEKRHWWSRGAGDKDSSGDGGGKRDLKLDTLAGAINGDIRVHIHCYRADEMTTMLDLAKEFGFKIAAFHHGVEAYKIADRLAQENVCGALWADWWGFKMEAFDGIQENIALVDRPANGCAIVHSDSEEGIQRLNQEAAKAMAAGRRAGIAIAPERAIRWLTSNPAKALGIEKQTGSLEPGKMADVVVWNGSPFSSYALAEKVYIDGAQVYDRADRRLHPTSDFMLGQEAAP; this is encoded by the coding sequence ATGCGTCATCTGTTGCTCGCCTGCCTGGGCGTGGCGCTGTGCGGCCCTGCCGCGGCCGCCTCGCGCTTCGTCGAAGACCCCTACCCCAGCACCTACCGGCCGCTGCCGTCCACGCCGGTGCTGATCGAGCACGCCACCGTGCTCACCGGGACCGGCGAGCGCCTGGACGATGCCGACGTACTGCTGCAGGACGGCCGCGTGCAGGCCGTGGGCCGCGCGCTCGCCGCCCCGGCCAACGTCACCCGTATCGACGGCCACGGCAAGTGGGTCACGCCCGGCATCATCGACGTGCACTCGCACCTGGGCGTGTACGCCAGCCCCGGGGTCAGCGCCAACAGCGACGGCAACGAGATGACCGCGCCGGTGACGCCCAACGTCTGGGCCGAACATTCGATCTGGCCGCAGGATCCGGGCTTCGGCACCGCGCTGGCCGGCGGCGTCACCGCGCTGCAGGTGCTGCCGGGGTCGGCCAACCTGGTCGGCGGCCGCGGCGTGACCCTGAAGAACGTGCCGGCCACCACCTACCAGGCGATGAAGTTCCCCGGCGCGCCGTGGGGCCTGAAGATGGCCTGCGGCGAGAACCCCAAGCGCGTGTACGGCGAGAAGGGCGGCCCGGCCACGCGCATGGGCAACGTCGCCGGCTACCGCGCCGCGTTCATCGACGCCAGCGAATACCTGCGCAAGAACGCGCCGAAGAAAAAAGCCCCGGAAAAGCGCCATTGGTGGAGCCGCGGCGCCGGCGACAAGGACAGTTCCGGCGACGGCGGCGGCAAGCGCGACCTGAAGCTGGACACCCTGGCCGGCGCGATCAACGGCGACATCCGCGTGCACATCCACTGCTACCGCGCCGACGAGATGACCACCATGCTCGACCTGGCCAAGGAATTCGGCTTCAAGATCGCCGCCTTCCACCACGGCGTGGAGGCCTACAAGATCGCCGACCGGCTGGCCCAGGAAAACGTCTGCGGCGCGCTGTGGGCCGACTGGTGGGGCTTCAAGATGGAAGCCTTCGACGGCATCCAGGAGAACATCGCGCTGGTCGATCGCCCGGCCAACGGCTGCGCGATCGTGCACTCGGATTCGGAGGAAGGCATCCAGCGGCTCAACCAGGAAGCGGCCAAGGCGATGGCCGCCGGCCGCCGCGCCGGCATCGCCATCGCGCCCGAGCGCGCGATCCGCTGGCTGACCAGCAATCCGGCCAAGGCGCTGGGCATCGAGAAACAGACCGGCTCGCTGGAGCCGGGCAAGATGGCCGACGTGGTGGTGTGGAACGGCAGCCCATTCAGTTCCTACGCGCTGGCCGAGAAGGTCTACATCGACGGCGCGCAGGTCTACGACCGCGCCGACCGCCGCCTGCACCCCACATCCGACTTCATGCTCGGCCAGGAGGCTGCCCCATGA
- the grxD gene encoding Grx4 family monothiol glutaredoxin, with product MSLDPALRSRIETLLSSNRVVLFMKGQPSMPQCGFSAKAVGALNELGVDFAHVNVLADQDIREGIKAYGDWPTIPQLYVDGELVGGSDIILQMAGSGELSELLGVQAPDRTPPSITITDAAAEMLRGALADAPGATLALAIDAQFQPNFQLAPTDPNAIAAESNGLRVQFDLASARRADGITIDWVDDLRGRGLAIDNPNAPKPVQDLSPRDADDQVRAGGLILVDVRPPEERAIASVNVPFRTLDGDQRAQLEALPKDTALAFLCHHGGRSAQAAEQFRALGFTRVHNVVGGIDAWADAVDSSVAKY from the coding sequence ATGTCCCTCGATCCCGCCCTGCGCTCCCGCATCGAAACGCTGCTCAGCTCCAACCGCGTCGTGCTGTTCATGAAAGGCCAGCCGAGCATGCCGCAGTGCGGCTTCTCCGCCAAGGCGGTGGGTGCGCTGAACGAACTCGGCGTCGACTTCGCCCACGTCAACGTGCTCGCCGACCAGGACATCCGCGAAGGCATCAAGGCCTACGGCGACTGGCCGACGATCCCGCAGCTGTACGTGGACGGCGAACTGGTCGGCGGCAGCGACATCATCCTGCAGATGGCCGGCAGCGGCGAGCTGAGCGAACTGCTCGGCGTGCAGGCGCCGGACCGCACCCCGCCGTCGATCACCATCACCGACGCCGCCGCGGAGATGCTGCGCGGCGCGCTGGCCGACGCTCCGGGCGCGACCCTGGCGCTGGCGATCGACGCCCAGTTCCAGCCGAACTTCCAGCTGGCGCCGACCGATCCCAATGCCATCGCCGCCGAGTCCAACGGCCTGCGCGTGCAGTTCGACCTGGCCAGCGCGCGCCGCGCCGACGGCATCACCATCGACTGGGTCGACGACCTGCGCGGCCGCGGCCTGGCGATCGACAACCCGAACGCGCCCAAGCCGGTGCAGGACCTGAGCCCGCGCGACGCCGACGACCAGGTGCGCGCCGGCGGTCTGATCCTGGTGGACGTGCGTCCGCCGGAAGAGCGCGCGATCGCCTCGGTGAACGTGCCGTTCCGCACCCTGGACGGCGACCAGCGCGCGCAGCTGGAAGCGCTGCCGAAAGACACCGCGCTGGCGTTCCTGTGCCACCACGGCGGGCGCAGCGCGCAGGCCGCCGAACAGTTCCGTGCGCTCGGCTTCACCCGCGTGCACAACGTGGTCGGCGGCATCGATGCCTGGGCCGACGCCGTCGACAGCAGCGTGGCCAAGTACTGA
- a CDS encoding DegV family protein, which produces MRIGIVVDSACDLPQDYIADHNIVLLPISVRIGEAVLADHRDEEATLSFLHAHVAEHGAEAETIPFSVAQIRELFLSRLVIDFDHVFCMTITKTRSPIHQHALQASFAILNDYKPIRQAAGHLSPFALRVIDTQNLFAAQAVTAVEAVRLRAAGASVQAIRERLEELAGNVHGYMITRDLYYMRARARSKGDRSVGLISAALGTALDIKPVLHGYRGETAPVAKIKGFDAAVQKLFEFVGKRVATGLMTPILCLSYGGELSELRALPGYTALRQVCEAHAVEVLESVMSLTGMVNVGKGALTLGFADVPHPFA; this is translated from the coding sequence ATGCGTATCGGGATCGTGGTCGACTCCGCCTGCGACTTGCCGCAGGACTACATCGCAGACCACAACATCGTGTTGCTGCCGATCAGCGTGCGCATCGGCGAGGCGGTGCTGGCCGACCATCGCGACGAGGAGGCCACGCTCAGCTTCCTGCACGCGCACGTGGCCGAGCACGGCGCCGAAGCGGAGACCATCCCGTTCAGCGTGGCGCAGATCCGCGAACTGTTCCTGAGCCGGCTGGTGATCGACTTCGACCACGTGTTCTGCATGACCATCACCAAGACCCGCAGCCCGATCCACCAGCATGCGCTGCAGGCCAGCTTCGCCATCCTCAACGACTACAAGCCGATCCGGCAGGCCGCCGGGCATCTTTCGCCGTTCGCGCTGCGGGTGATCGACACGCAGAACCTGTTCGCCGCGCAGGCGGTGACCGCGGTGGAGGCGGTGCGGCTGCGTGCGGCCGGGGCCAGCGTGCAGGCGATCCGCGAACGGCTGGAGGAACTGGCCGGCAACGTGCACGGCTACATGATCACCCGCGACCTGTACTACATGCGCGCCCGCGCGCGCAGCAAGGGCGACCGCAGCGTCGGCCTGATCAGCGCCGCGCTCGGCACCGCGCTGGACATCAAGCCGGTGCTGCACGGCTATCGCGGCGAAACCGCGCCTGTGGCCAAGATCAAGGGCTTCGACGCCGCGGTGCAGAAACTGTTCGAGTTCGTCGGCAAGCGCGTCGCCACGGGGCTGATGACGCCGATCCTGTGCCTGAGCTACGGCGGCGAACTGAGCGAGCTGCGCGCCCTGCCCGGCTACACCGCCTTGCGCCAGGTCTGCGAGGCGCACGCGGTGGAGGTGCTGGAAAGCGTGATGAGCCTGACCGGCATGGTCAACGTCGGCAAGGGCGCGCTCACCCTGGGCTTCGCCGACGTGCCGCATCCGTTCGCCTAG